Proteins from a single region of Helicoverpa armigera isolate CAAS_96S chromosome 21, ASM3070526v1, whole genome shotgun sequence:
- the LOC110377154 gene encoding uncharacterized protein LOC110377154 isoform X1, with product MAIKLHTIGLVLFLMMEPLPMNVKSSGLQRILKNSSLCVSGKWIKVGSFRFWKRASCAERRDAPAPAKLPGDELDDMMPSAEAGPKRNETYNPTYGYEPYWVDGEWVFDKPEPPGNGSDYMCGLRCPPMYSEYGTICGRDKKHKYQTFENYCALRNFDCNNTNGWTPLYKGRCYRDLLLYNRHYLKSRAREHISSFMAAHTSIHSYVGYVSKKRGESFA from the exons aTGGCCATTAAATTACATACGATTGGccttgtattgtttttaatga TGGAACCGTTGCCTATGAATGTCAAATCTTCTGGTCTTCAAAggattttgaaaaattcatcTTTGTGTGTGAGCGGCAAATGGATCAAAGTGGGTAGTTTTAGGTTTTGGAAACGAGCATCATGTGCTGAGCGGAG AGATGCTCCAGCGCCTGCCAAACTACCTGGCGACGAGTTGGACGATATGATGCCGAGCGCTGAGGCAGGACCGAAGCGAAACGAAACCTACAACCCTACGTACGGTTATGAACCCTACTGGGTCGACGGGGAATGGGTGTTTGATAAGCCGGAGCCACCAGGAAATGGTTCCGATTACATGTGTGGCTTGAGGTGCCCGCCGATGTACTCCGA gtaCGGGACAATATGTGGACGagacaaaaaacataaatatcaaacttttgaaaattacTGCGCTCTTAGAAATTTTGATTGCAACAATACAAATG GTTGGACGCCGCTATATAAAGGCAGGTGCTATCGTGATCTGCTACTGTACAACCGTCATTACTTAAAGTCTCGCGCTAGAGAGCATATCTCGAGTTTCATGGCAGCTCATACTTCGATTCATAGCTACGTCGGTTACGTTAGCAAGAAGCGAGGTGAAAGCTTTGCTTAG
- the LOC110377154 gene encoding uncharacterized protein LOC110377154 isoform X2 — MFMILVEPLPMNVKSSGLQRILKNSSLCVSGKWIKVGSFRFWKRASCAERRDAPAPAKLPGDELDDMMPSAEAGPKRNETYNPTYGYEPYWVDGEWVFDKPEPPGNGSDYMCGLRCPPMYSEYGTICGRDKKHKYQTFENYCALRNFDCNNTNGWTPLYKGRCYRDLLLYNRHYLKSRAREHISSFMAAHTSIHSYVGYVSKKRGESFA; from the exons ATGTTTATGATTCTAGTGGAACCGTTGCCTATGAATGTCAAATCTTCTGGTCTTCAAAggattttgaaaaattcatcTTTGTGTGTGAGCGGCAAATGGATCAAAGTGGGTAGTTTTAGGTTTTGGAAACGAGCATCATGTGCTGAGCGGAG AGATGCTCCAGCGCCTGCCAAACTACCTGGCGACGAGTTGGACGATATGATGCCGAGCGCTGAGGCAGGACCGAAGCGAAACGAAACCTACAACCCTACGTACGGTTATGAACCCTACTGGGTCGACGGGGAATGGGTGTTTGATAAGCCGGAGCCACCAGGAAATGGTTCCGATTACATGTGTGGCTTGAGGTGCCCGCCGATGTACTCCGA gtaCGGGACAATATGTGGACGagacaaaaaacataaatatcaaacttttgaaaattacTGCGCTCTTAGAAATTTTGATTGCAACAATACAAATG GTTGGACGCCGCTATATAAAGGCAGGTGCTATCGTGATCTGCTACTGTACAACCGTCATTACTTAAAGTCTCGCGCTAGAGAGCATATCTCGAGTTTCATGGCAGCTCATACTTCGATTCATAGCTACGTCGGTTACGTTAGCAAGAAGCGAGGTGAAAGCTTTGCTTAG